A single region of the Lycium barbarum isolate Lr01 chromosome 2, ASM1917538v2, whole genome shotgun sequence genome encodes:
- the LOC132629339 gene encoding glutaredoxin-C1-like produces MQYQNTNARRRSSSSESLERVARLASASSVVIFSLSTCCMCHAVKMLFCELGVSPTVYELDQDPNGQGMERALSKLLGNSSVVPVVYVGGELIGSMDRVMASHINGTLVPLLREAGALWL; encoded by the coding sequence atgcaATACCAAAACACAAATGCGAGGCGAAGATCATCATCATCGGAGTCATTGGAGAGGGTGGCTAGGTTGGCATCAGCAAGTTCAGTGGTGATTTTTAGCTTGAGCACGTGTTGCATGTGCCATGCAGTGAAGATGTTATTTTGTGAGTTGGGAGTGAGCCCAACGGTTTACGAGTTGGACCAAGACCCTAATGGACAAGGGATGGAGAGAGCACTCTCTAAACTTCTTGGAAATTCATCTGTTGTTCCGGTAGTGTACGTAGGTGGAGAACTAATCGGATCGATGGATAGAGTCATGGCTTCTCATATTAATGGCACTCTTGTCCCACTTCTCAGGGAAGCTGGAGCTCTCTGGCTTTAA